In a genomic window of Salegentibacter salegens:
- a CDS encoding GH92 family glycosyl hydrolase, translating to MLLAFVSCTQTKQQEETDQNENLTTYVDPFIGTGGHGHTYPGAAQPFGMFQPSPDNGRSGWDWCSGYHISSDTIAGFSQLHLSGTGIGDLADLLFMPVTQEIDLSQKVNSQRDIPYASEFKHDSETAIPGFYSVFLDKPQVKVELTTLDRTAYHKYEFKEESKQAVILDLGFAINWDQPTETAIDLENKTTISGYRHSTGWANNQKVFFVAEFSKPIIEHRFFQNYQLVKGKQISDEKTSAQFYFDKDSGQEIKMKIAVSSVSVENARQNLAKGDFEFEKIKEKAIQNWEEELSGIKVKTPRDSLKTIFYTALYHTKLSPVIFSDSNGEFRKENDSIVKADYTAYSTLSLWDTFRAQQPLLTLTNPDKVTDIIKSMLEYYKLEKSLPVWTLYGNETNTMTGYHSIPVIVEAYFKGIKGFDPMEAFEAMKTTMMQDDRGLDAYKEHGFIPYDAGDESVTITLEYAYNDWCVAQMAKALGKDEDYQYFSNRAKAYEKVFDKETGFMRGRKSAENSWNEPFDPKHSNHRVNTDYTEGNAWQHSWFVLHEPEELIVLQGGAEAFNEKLEQLFTESSEITGDHISADITGLIGQYAHGNEPSHHIAYLFNKSGKPWRTQYWVREILKTQYSTKPDGLSGNEDAGQMSAWYVFSSMGLYPFNPASATYEIGSPIFEESEIRLKDGKTFRIKAQNVSDENIYIQSASLNGEAFNQTNISHESILAGGELIFKMGDEPNKEWGTNNSIKN from the coding sequence AACTACCTATGTAGATCCTTTTATAGGAACGGGAGGGCATGGCCACACCTATCCCGGAGCAGCCCAACCCTTTGGGATGTTTCAACCCAGCCCAGATAATGGGAGAAGCGGTTGGGACTGGTGTTCGGGTTATCATATTTCAAGCGATACCATCGCCGGGTTTAGTCAATTACACCTAAGCGGTACCGGAATTGGTGATTTAGCCGATTTGCTTTTTATGCCGGTTACCCAGGAAATTGATCTTAGTCAGAAAGTAAATTCCCAAAGAGACATTCCCTATGCTTCAGAGTTTAAACACGATTCTGAAACTGCAATTCCCGGGTTTTACAGTGTTTTCCTCGATAAACCTCAAGTAAAAGTCGAGCTCACCACCTTGGATAGGACTGCATATCATAAGTATGAATTTAAGGAAGAAAGTAAGCAAGCCGTGATTCTTGATTTGGGGTTTGCCATTAACTGGGATCAACCTACAGAAACGGCAATAGATCTTGAAAATAAAACCACTATTAGCGGTTACAGGCACAGTACCGGCTGGGCAAATAACCAGAAAGTATTTTTCGTTGCGGAATTTTCAAAACCAATAATTGAGCATCGATTTTTTCAGAATTATCAATTGGTTAAAGGCAAACAAATTTCCGATGAAAAAACTTCAGCACAGTTCTATTTCGATAAGGATTCCGGTCAGGAAATTAAAATGAAGATTGCAGTTTCATCGGTAAGTGTAGAAAATGCCAGGCAAAATTTAGCTAAAGGAGATTTCGAGTTTGAAAAGATTAAAGAAAAAGCAATTCAGAATTGGGAAGAGGAACTTTCTGGGATAAAAGTAAAAACTCCCCGGGATTCTTTAAAAACAATTTTTTATACAGCCCTTTACCACACTAAACTTTCGCCGGTTATTTTTAGCGATAGTAATGGGGAATTCAGAAAAGAGAATGATAGTATCGTAAAAGCTGATTATACGGCATACTCCACGCTTTCACTTTGGGATACCTTTAGGGCACAGCAACCACTGCTAACCTTGACCAATCCAGATAAAGTTACCGACATCATTAAATCAATGCTAGAATATTACAAGCTTGAAAAATCACTTCCGGTTTGGACCCTCTATGGAAATGAAACCAATACCATGACCGGCTACCATTCTATCCCGGTAATAGTAGAAGCTTATTTTAAAGGTATAAAAGGTTTTGATCCTATGGAAGCCTTTGAAGCGATGAAAACTACAATGATGCAGGATGATCGTGGTTTGGATGCTTATAAAGAACACGGCTTTATTCCTTATGATGCCGGTGATGAATCAGTAACCATAACCCTGGAATATGCCTATAACGATTGGTGTGTAGCGCAAATGGCAAAAGCTCTTGGAAAAGATGAAGATTACCAGTATTTTTCAAATCGAGCTAAAGCTTATGAAAAGGTTTTTGACAAGGAAACCGGTTTTATGCGCGGAAGAAAAAGCGCAGAAAATTCCTGGAACGAACCTTTTGATCCAAAGCATTCTAACCATCGTGTAAATACCGATTACACCGAAGGGAATGCCTGGCAACATAGTTGGTTCGTACTTCACGAGCCGGAAGAACTTATAGTTTTGCAGGGTGGGGCAGAAGCCTTTAATGAAAAACTGGAACAACTTTTTACTGAAAGTTCGGAAATAACGGGAGACCATATTTCTGCAGACATAACCGGCCTAATTGGTCAATATGCCCACGGAAATGAGCCAAGCCATCATATTGCTTATTTGTTCAATAAATCAGGAAAACCATGGAGAACACAATATTGGGTTCGGGAGATTTTAAAAACCCAGTATAGTACTAAGCCAGATGGTCTTAGCGGAAATGAAGACGCGGGACAAATGTCGGCCTGGTATGTTTTTAGTAGTATGGGCCTATATCCTTTTAATCCGGCTTCAGCAACTTACGAAATTGGCAGTCCAATCTTCGAAGAGTCGGAGATCCGTTTGAAAGATGGGAAAACTTTTCGCATAAAGGCTCAAAATGTTTCCGATGAAAATATCTATATACAATCGGCCAGCCTAAATGGTGAAGCGTTTAATCAAACCAATATTTCCCATGAAAGTATTCTAGCAGGGGGAGAGCTCATTTTTAAGATGGGTGATGAACCTAATAAAGAATGGGGTACTAACAATAGCATCAAGAACTAA
- a CDS encoding sodium:solute symporter family protein codes for MAFWDVFIIIIYVAVTLGLGIYVSRRASKGLDSYFLGGKSIKWYYLGLSNGSGMFDVSGTAWMVGILFLYGVKSFMFMWMWPIWNQIFVMMFLAVWIRRSGVMTGSEWILTRFGDDRAGRASHLIVAIFAVIAAIGFIAYFFEGVGKFMTVILPWSLDLFMGDFLLLTSEQSYALIIIFLTTIYTIKGGMFSVVATEVLQYVIMVLAGILIAGYTFFVITDVEINTAIPEEWRNIAFGKELEGFWSGKKDVFNELIDNEGYKMFGAFIGMTLFKGFFASVAGPTPSYDMQRILSTRTVRDAAYMSGFTNLVLFIPRYLLVGGIVVLGLVFLAPEIAALENLNGGDMELVLPQVINYEVPVGIKGLLLAGLLAAFMSTFSAFVNSGPAYIVNDIYKKYFKPAATDKHYIRASHISSFLVVVLGVIMGFFADSINSITLWITSALYGGYIAANFLKWVWWRFNGWGYFWGMLSGLIIATLQFVVDKNKEYYTEGSWLFEIAGTPAIYLFPVIFGFSLLGCILGTWLTPATNRTTLKAFYKNVRPWGLWKPVRKMMEQDGDPVEKNKDFGIDMFNCAIGILWQSSMILMPIYLVVRDYYQVLVWLTIFIITTVVLKFTWLDKVKHYKD; via the coding sequence ATGGCATTTTGGGATGTATTTATAATTATTATATACGTGGCCGTTACTCTTGGCCTTGGTATTTATGTTTCCCGCAGAGCGTCTAAAGGGCTTGACTCCTATTTCTTAGGGGGTAAAAGTATAAAATGGTACTATTTAGGTCTTAGTAACGGCTCGGGCATGTTCGATGTTTCTGGAACGGCCTGGATGGTAGGTATTTTATTTCTCTACGGAGTTAAAAGCTTTATGTTTATGTGGATGTGGCCCATCTGGAACCAGATTTTTGTCATGATGTTTCTTGCGGTATGGATTCGTCGTTCGGGTGTTATGACGGGTTCTGAATGGATTCTTACTCGTTTTGGCGACGACAGGGCAGGAAGGGCTTCCCACCTAATTGTTGCAATCTTTGCCGTAATAGCCGCCATAGGTTTTATAGCTTATTTTTTTGAAGGTGTCGGGAAGTTTATGACGGTAATTTTACCGTGGAGCCTGGATTTGTTTATGGGCGATTTCTTGCTATTGACTTCTGAACAATCTTACGCGTTAATCATTATTTTTCTTACTACAATTTATACCATTAAAGGTGGTATGTTTTCGGTAGTAGCGACAGAAGTTCTGCAATATGTTATTATGGTTTTAGCAGGAATTTTGATTGCCGGCTATACTTTTTTTGTAATAACTGATGTAGAAATTAATACGGCCATACCCGAAGAGTGGAGAAATATTGCTTTTGGAAAAGAACTCGAAGGTTTTTGGAGTGGGAAAAAGGATGTTTTTAATGAACTTATTGATAATGAAGGATATAAGATGTTTGGAGCTTTTATCGGGATGACCCTGTTTAAAGGCTTCTTCGCAAGTGTTGCAGGACCTACGCCCAGTTATGATATGCAACGTATCCTTTCTACCCGAACTGTGAGAGATGCCGCTTATATGAGCGGATTCACAAACTTGGTGCTTTTTATTCCGAGGTATTTACTAGTGGGCGGAATCGTGGTCCTGGGGCTTGTTTTTCTTGCTCCCGAAATTGCTGCACTGGAAAATTTAAATGGAGGTGATATGGAATTGGTCTTACCTCAGGTTATTAATTATGAAGTTCCTGTTGGGATTAAAGGCCTATTACTGGCAGGGCTTCTGGCTGCTTTTATGTCAACTTTTTCCGCCTTTGTAAATTCCGGGCCCGCTTATATTGTAAATGATATTTATAAAAAATATTTTAAGCCAGCAGCTACCGACAAACATTATATACGTGCCAGCCATATTTCTTCATTTTTGGTGGTTGTACTTGGCGTAATAATGGGCTTTTTTGCCGATTCAATTAATTCTATTACCCTGTGGATTACCAGTGCTCTTTATGGAGGATATATTGCTGCAAATTTTTTAAAATGGGTATGGTGGCGATTTAACGGCTGGGGTTATTTTTGGGGAATGCTCTCCGGTTTAATAATCGCTACCCTTCAATTTGTGGTAGATAAGAATAAAGAATATTATACGGAAGGTAGCTGGCTCTTTGAGATCGCTGGAACACCTGCAATTTATCTGTTCCCTGTAATTTTTGGCTTTTCCTTATTGGGATGTATTCTTGGTACCTGGTTAACTCCTGCCACAAACAGAACAACGCTGAAAGCGTTTTATAAAAATGTACGACCCTGGGGGTTGTGGAAGCCGGTTCGTAAAATGATGGAGCAGGATGGGGATCCTGTAGAGAAGAATAAGGACTTCGGCATAGACATGTTTAATTGTGCAATAGGTATACTTTGGCAATCCAGTATGATATTGATGCCAATTTACCTTGTGGTGCGCGACTATTATCAGGTTTTGGTTTGGTTAACTATATTTATTATAACCACGGTAGTTTTAAAATTTACCTGGTTGGATAAAGTAAAACATTATAAAGATTAA
- a CDS encoding glycoside hydrolase family 130 protein, whose protein sequence is MENLKNIPWQEKPENCNTVMWRYSENPIIDRYAIPSSNSIFNSAVVPFEDGYAGVFRCDNKAVQMNIFAGFSKNGIDWDINHEPISFKEGNTQMIESDYKYDPRVVFIEDRYWITWCNGYHGPTIGIGYTFDFKEFFQCENAFLPFNRNGVLFPKKIKGKYAMLSRPSDNGHTPFGDIYISYSPDMKYWGEHRCVMKVAPFEQSAWQCTKIGAGPIPILTDEGWLVFYHGVIATCNGFRYSIGASILDENEPDKVKYRSQPYLMAPAELYELTGDVPNVIFPCAAVHSEKEDKLALYYGAADTVTAMAFGRLSEIIEFVKNNSL, encoded by the coding sequence ATGGAGAATTTAAAAAATATCCCTTGGCAGGAAAAACCGGAAAATTGTAATACGGTAATGTGGCGTTATTCAGAAAACCCAATTATAGACCGTTATGCAATTCCTTCCTCGAACAGTATTTTTAACAGTGCAGTGGTACCTTTTGAAGATGGATATGCCGGTGTATTTAGGTGCGACAATAAAGCTGTGCAAATGAATATTTTCGCCGGTTTTAGTAAAAACGGGATTGATTGGGATATAAATCACGAACCTATAAGTTTTAAGGAGGGAAATACTCAAATGATAGAGTCCGATTACAAGTATGATCCGAGGGTGGTTTTTATAGAAGATCGCTACTGGATTACCTGGTGCAATGGTTATCACGGACCAACCATAGGTATAGGCTATACTTTTGATTTTAAGGAATTTTTTCAGTGTGAAAATGCATTTTTGCCTTTTAACCGAAACGGGGTATTGTTTCCAAAAAAAATTAAAGGAAAATATGCAATGTTAAGCAGGCCTAGTGATAATGGCCATACACCATTTGGGGACATTTACATTAGCTACAGTCCTGATATGAAATACTGGGGTGAGCACCGATGTGTGATGAAAGTTGCTCCGTTTGAACAAAGTGCCTGGCAATGTACCAAAATTGGTGCCGGACCAATTCCGATTTTAACCGATGAAGGCTGGCTGGTATTCTATCATGGAGTAATTGCTACGTGTAACGGTTTTAGGTATTCAATTGGAGCTTCTATTTTAGATGAAAATGAACCCGATAAAGTAAAATACCGTTCGCAACCTTATTTAATGGCTCCTGCCGAATTATATGAACTTACAGGAGATGTACCTAATGTAATTTTTCCTTGTGCCGCGGTACATTCAGAAAAAGAAGATAAATTAGCCCTTTATTATGGCGCTGCCGATACGGTAACCGCAATGGCTTTCGGAAGGCTTAGCGAGATTATTGAATTTGTAAAAAACAACAGCTTATGA
- a CDS encoding carbohydrate-binding family 9-like protein: MRRYLLLFVICSLFFQLQIYAQGEKTPRAYVAHKTSEKIIIDGRAQEAAWKSAPKSQDFIDIEGKKIPTYQTNMKMLWDEDYLYFYAKMEEPHIWATLKQRDTVIFYNNDFEIFIDPDGDTHNYYEFEMNALNTVWDLFIVKPYREPAPIVDSWDIQGLKSEVFIEGTLNDSSDEDKSWSVEVAIPWEVLKEANTHNEIPEGEFWRINFSRVNWDFDLDNGTYSRAKDEKGEFKHEYNWVWSPQGVINMHEPEHWGYVYFSEKAPGQEEEFNIPIDENIKWELYRLYRAQKAYKEKNGNWAKKLSAINGESINVEGKKLQPKLEVHKTGWNIWVKSPFTDDRLLIKEDGDFIKQKK; the protein is encoded by the coding sequence ATGAGACGATATCTACTTTTGTTTGTAATATGCAGCCTCTTTTTTCAGCTTCAAATATATGCTCAAGGTGAAAAAACTCCGCGTGCTTATGTAGCCCATAAAACTTCAGAGAAAATAATTATTGATGGAAGAGCTCAGGAGGCAGCCTGGAAAAGCGCTCCTAAAAGTCAGGATTTCATAGATATTGAAGGAAAAAAAATACCTACCTATCAAACCAATATGAAAATGCTTTGGGATGAGGACTACCTATACTTTTATGCCAAAATGGAAGAGCCGCATATTTGGGCAACTTTGAAACAGCGTGACACCGTAATCTTCTATAATAATGATTTTGAAATCTTTATTGACCCTGATGGTGATACTCATAATTATTATGAGTTTGAAATGAATGCCCTGAATACCGTTTGGGATTTATTTATTGTAAAGCCTTACCGGGAACCTGCACCAATTGTTGATAGTTGGGATATCCAAGGCTTGAAATCTGAAGTTTTTATAGAAGGCACGTTAAATGATTCTTCTGATGAAGATAAATCTTGGAGTGTTGAAGTAGCGATTCCCTGGGAGGTTTTAAAAGAAGCTAATACGCATAATGAGATTCCAGAGGGGGAATTCTGGCGAATCAACTTTTCCCGTGTGAATTGGGATTTTGATTTGGATAATGGCACCTATTCCCGGGCAAAAGATGAAAAGGGCGAATTTAAGCATGAATATAATTGGGTGTGGTCACCACAGGGTGTTATTAATATGCATGAGCCCGAACACTGGGGTTATGTTTATTTCTCAGAGAAAGCTCCTGGGCAAGAAGAAGAATTCAATATTCCAATTGATGAGAACATAAAATGGGAATTATACAGGCTTTATCGGGCTCAGAAAGCTTATAAAGAGAAAAATGGAAATTGGGCAAAGAAACTATCCGCTATTAATGGGGAATCTATTAATGTTGAAGGAAAAAAACTTCAGCCTAAATTAGAAGTCCACAAGACAGGCTGGAATATTTGGGTGAAAAGTCCTTTTACCGACGATAGACTTCTAATTAAAGAAGATGGCGATTTTATAAAACAAAAAAAATAA
- a CDS encoding glycoside hydrolase family 10 protein codes for MKYIYYLLLAFVVTACGNSSAENDLATTEKTEEKPTPSNKDFKYWTWITASPEKSDEEYSAEFKKYKEHGIEAVLINTEADAQLLSELAPLATEEGLEVHAWMFTVNRPGDKEAEKHPEWYAVSRDGKSTYDEPPYVGYYKWLCPTREESKNHILSLVEGLAKVEGVESVHLDYIRYSDIFLPIGLLPKYGLEQNEELPEFDFCYCQVCTAEFEKEHHKNPNDFDNPAIDMEWKQFRLNKVKAIVDEAYEIAHDNGKYLTAAVFPYPEMADHMVRQRWDKWNVDMVLPMIYQNFYNEEIDWIGFATGQGVKDLKGTNTELHTGIYLPAMDGEELKRAINYARENGAKGAAFFDGGAFTEEHFEALKNAKENF; via the coding sequence ATGAAGTATATCTATTATTTATTATTGGCCTTTGTAGTTACAGCTTGTGGAAATTCTTCTGCTGAAAACGATTTAGCTACAACAGAAAAAACAGAGGAAAAACCCACTCCTTCAAATAAAGACTTTAAGTATTGGACCTGGATAACGGCCAGCCCTGAAAAATCGGACGAAGAATATTCAGCTGAATTCAAGAAATATAAAGAACACGGGATAGAAGCGGTTTTAATCAATACTGAAGCTGACGCTCAATTGCTTTCAGAATTAGCTCCTCTTGCTACAGAGGAAGGTTTAGAAGTACACGCATGGATGTTTACCGTAAACCGCCCGGGTGATAAGGAAGCTGAAAAACACCCGGAATGGTATGCAGTGAGTAGAGATGGTAAATCAACTTATGACGAGCCTCCATATGTAGGTTACTACAAATGGCTTTGTCCAACTCGTGAAGAATCTAAAAACCATATTTTAAGTTTGGTAGAAGGTTTAGCAAAAGTAGAAGGAGTAGAAAGTGTACACCTGGATTACATCAGGTATTCAGATATTTTTCTTCCTATCGGTTTACTGCCCAAATATGGTTTAGAACAAAACGAAGAACTTCCCGAATTCGACTTTTGCTATTGCCAGGTGTGTACAGCTGAATTTGAAAAAGAACATCATAAAAATCCGAATGATTTTGATAATCCGGCTATCGATATGGAATGGAAGCAATTCCGTCTGAATAAAGTAAAGGCAATTGTTGATGAAGCGTATGAAATAGCCCATGATAATGGAAAATATTTAACGGCTGCTGTTTTTCCATACCCAGAAATGGCCGATCATATGGTTCGCCAGCGTTGGGATAAATGGAATGTAGATATGGTTTTACCAATGATTTATCAAAATTTTTATAACGAAGAAATAGATTGGATTGGCTTTGCTACAGGACAGGGTGTAAAAGATTTGAAAGGAACAAATACCGAATTACACACAGGAATTTACCTGCCCGCAATGGATGGGGAAGAACTAAAAAGGGCTATTAATTATGCCCGTGAAAACGGAGCAAAAGGAGCAGCATTTTTTGATGGCGGTGCATTCACCGAAGAACATTTCGAAGCATTAAAAAATGCAAAAGAGAATTTCTAA